In Phycicoccus sp. M110.8, the following are encoded in one genomic region:
- a CDS encoding uroporphyrinogen-III synthase, translating to MAGCVVLVTADRRSSELGSALTRRGAQVRHAPALSIVPHEHDDELLAATRALLDDPPDTVVVTTGIGFRGWVEAADAAGLADDLVEVLARARIVARGPKARGAIQAAGLQADWVAESETSAEILDLLLAEGVAGLRVAVQHHGAGADGLDVELAAAGADVASLVVYRWGPPPDPDALAASVRAAAAGEVDAVVFTSAPGASAWLDAADREGVLASVVHRCASGCMVTAAVGPVTAAPLRERGIEPIVPERGRLGALVRALVGHYERAQTSAVATVLGPLQVRRTVALLDGHVLPVSPSGLEVLRVLADAGGGIVTRGQVLAALPGESTDPHAAEVAIARLREVCGRSVVQTVVKRGYRLAVP from the coding sequence ATGGCGGGCTGCGTGGTGCTCGTCACCGCCGACCGGCGCTCGTCCGAGCTCGGCTCCGCGCTGACCCGGCGCGGTGCACAGGTGCGGCACGCCCCGGCGCTGTCGATCGTGCCGCACGAGCACGACGACGAGCTGCTCGCCGCCACCAGGGCGCTCCTCGACGACCCGCCCGACACGGTCGTCGTCACGACGGGCATCGGCTTCCGAGGGTGGGTGGAGGCCGCCGACGCGGCCGGGCTCGCCGACGACCTCGTGGAGGTGCTCGCGCGGGCGCGCATCGTCGCCCGCGGCCCGAAGGCGCGCGGCGCCATCCAGGCCGCCGGGCTGCAGGCCGACTGGGTGGCCGAGTCCGAGACGTCCGCCGAGATCCTCGACCTGCTGCTCGCCGAGGGCGTGGCCGGCCTGCGGGTCGCCGTGCAGCACCACGGCGCGGGGGCCGACGGGCTCGACGTCGAGCTGGCCGCAGCCGGCGCCGACGTCGCCAGCCTGGTCGTCTACCGGTGGGGCCCGCCGCCGGACCCCGACGCCCTCGCCGCGTCCGTCCGGGCCGCGGCAGCCGGTGAGGTCGACGCAGTGGTCTTCACCTCCGCACCCGGCGCGAGCGCATGGCTCGACGCCGCGGACCGCGAGGGGGTGCTGGCCTCGGTCGTGCACCGCTGCGCGTCCGGCTGCATGGTCACGGCGGCCGTCGGCCCGGTGACCGCCGCGCCCCTGCGCGAGCGCGGCATCGAGCCGATCGTGCCCGAGCGGGGCCGGCTGGGCGCCCTCGTGCGCGCCCTCGTCGGGCACTACGAGCGGGCGCAGACGTCCGCGGTGGCCACGGTGCTCGGACCGCTGCAGGTCCGGCGCACCGTCGCCCTGCTCGACGGCCACGTGCTGCCCGTGTCGCCGAGCGGGCTGGAGGTCCTGCGGGTCCTGGCCGACGCCGGCGGCGGCATCGTGACGCGGGGCCAGGTGCTCGCCGCGCTGCCGGGCGAGTCCACCGACCCCCACGCGGCGGAGGTGGCCATCGCCCGGCTGCGGGAGGTCTGCGGCCGGTCGGTGGTGCAGACGGTCGTCAAGCGGGGCTACCGGCTTGCCGTGCCCTGA
- a CDS encoding nuclear transport factor 2 family protein gives MTEGRPPFPPFDEETARQKVQAAEDAWNTRDPHRVSLAYTPDSVWRNRDTFLAGRDQIVEFLTAKWERELDYALRKSLWGFTGNRIAVRFQYECHDRSGQWFRSYGNELWEFDDAGLMRRREASINDLAISEGERRIFGPRPEDERTPGHDIPLQ, from the coding sequence ATGACCGAGGGACGACCGCCGTTCCCGCCGTTCGACGAGGAGACCGCCCGGCAGAAGGTGCAGGCCGCGGAGGACGCCTGGAACACCCGGGACCCGCACCGCGTGAGCCTGGCGTACACACCCGACTCGGTGTGGCGCAACCGCGACACCTTCCTGGCCGGGCGCGACCAGATCGTGGAGTTCCTCACGGCGAAGTGGGAGCGCGAGCTCGACTACGCGCTGCGCAAGAGCCTGTGGGGCTTCACCGGCAACCGCATCGCCGTCCGGTTCCAGTACGAGTGCCACGACCGCAGCGGCCAGTGGTTCCGCAGCTACGGCAACGAGCTGTGGGAGTTCGACGACGCGGGGCTGATGCGGCGGCGCGAGGCCTCCATCAACGACCTCGCGATCTCCGAGGGCGAGCGGCGCATCTTCGGTCCCCGCCCGGAGGACGAGCGCACCCCCGGGCACGACATCCCGCTGCAGTAG
- a CDS encoding Hsp70 family protein codes for MDLGLDFGTTHTVVAHADRGNYPVVSFLDADGDAHDHFPSVAALDRDGLVFGFEALEAGRRGTPVVRSFKRALAEPGTAPGATLDVGGRDVPLLEVLTGFFASLRRALQEASSVDRVPGAGEDVRVVLGVPAQAHSAQRFLTLEACRRAGFTVAGMVNEPSAASLEFAHRQARSITSRRNIVVVYDLGGGTFDTSLVQLDGTTHEVLDSRGVNRLGGDDFDEALADLALRAAGARRDDLAAGDWAALVDQCREAKERLTPQSRRVPLEVPGTEPQLVSVDVADYYAAVTPLVEQSVAAMEPLVATLPPGDDPMGLEGVAGIYLVGGASGLPLVPRLLRERFGRRVHRAPLPSASSAVGLAIAADRSAGFSLQDRLSRGFGVFREREAGAGVSFDPVLDRSLATAPSVGADASSEPVVVTRRYQAAHNIGWFRFVEYSSVDDQGEPRGDLAPVGEVVFPFDPALQRDGERLPDGIAIERLGSGPTVEERYTVDAAGIVAVTITDLTTGYRQEQVLRA; via the coding sequence ATGGATCTCGGGCTGGACTTCGGCACCACGCACACGGTCGTCGCGCACGCGGACCGGGGCAACTACCCGGTCGTGTCGTTCCTCGACGCCGACGGGGACGCCCACGACCACTTCCCGTCGGTCGCAGCCCTCGACAGGGACGGGCTCGTGTTCGGCTTCGAGGCGCTGGAGGCGGGGCGGCGGGGCACCCCGGTGGTGCGCTCGTTCAAGCGCGCCCTGGCAGAGCCCGGCACGGCGCCCGGGGCCACCCTCGATGTCGGTGGCCGGGACGTCCCGTTGCTCGAGGTCCTGACCGGCTTCTTCGCCTCCCTGCGCCGGGCCCTGCAGGAGGCATCCAGCGTGGATCGGGTGCCGGGCGCCGGCGAGGACGTCCGGGTCGTGCTGGGCGTGCCCGCGCAGGCCCACAGCGCCCAGCGCTTCCTCACCCTCGAGGCCTGCCGCCGGGCCGGATTCACCGTGGCCGGCATGGTCAACGAGCCGTCGGCGGCCAGCCTCGAGTTCGCCCACCGGCAGGCCCGGTCGATCACCTCGCGGCGCAACATCGTCGTGGTCTACGACCTCGGCGGTGGCACCTTCGACACCTCCCTCGTCCAGCTCGACGGGACGACCCACGAGGTCCTCGACTCGCGCGGCGTGAACCGCCTGGGCGGTGACGACTTCGACGAGGCGCTCGCCGACCTGGCGCTGAGGGCCGCCGGGGCCCGCCGCGACGACCTGGCCGCGGGCGACTGGGCGGCCCTCGTCGACCAGTGCCGCGAGGCCAAGGAGCGGCTGACGCCCCAGTCGCGGCGGGTGCCCCTGGAGGTGCCGGGGACGGAACCGCAGCTGGTCAGCGTCGACGTCGCCGACTACTACGCCGCCGTCACGCCCCTGGTCGAGCAGTCGGTGGCGGCCATGGAGCCGCTCGTGGCCACCCTCCCACCCGGCGACGACCCGATGGGGCTCGAGGGCGTCGCCGGCATCTACCTCGTCGGCGGCGCGAGCGGTCTTCCCCTGGTGCCGAGGCTGCTGCGCGAGCGGTTCGGGCGCCGGGTGCACCGGGCGCCGCTGCCCAGCGCGTCGTCCGCGGTCGGCCTCGCCATCGCGGCCGACCGGTCGGCCGGCTTCTCGCTGCAGGACCGCCTCTCGCGCGGGTTCGGCGTCTTCCGGGAGCGCGAGGCCGGGGCGGGGGTCTCCTTCGACCCGGTGCTGGACCGCTCGCTCGCGACCGCGCCGTCGGTGGGCGCCGACGCCTCGTCCGAGCCGGTGGTCGTGACCCGGAGGTACCAGGCGGCGCACAACATCGGGTGGTTCCGCTTCGTGGAGTACTCCTCGGTGGACGACCAGGGCGAGCCGAGGGGTGACCTGGCGCCCGTGGGCGAGGTCGTGTTCCCGTTCGACCCGGCGCTGCAGCGCGACGGCGAGCGGCTGCCGGACGGCATCGCGATCGAGCGCCTCGGGAGCGGCCCCACCGTGGAGGAGCGCTACACCGTCGACGCGGCCGGCATCGTGGCCGTGACCATCACCGACCTGACGACCGGGTACCGGCAGGAGCAGGTCCTGCGGGCCTGA
- a CDS encoding metallophosphoesterase, whose protein sequence is MTTRLLLVADTHLPKRARDLPEEVWRAVDGADLVLHAGDWVDVALLDALESRARRLVGVAGNNDHGVLRDRLPELATVDVEGLRFGVVHETGPATGREARCEADHPDLDVLVFGHSHIPWDTTTQRGLRLLNPGSPTDRRRQPSCTYMTAVVQDGVLGAVALHELPRR, encoded by the coding sequence ATGACGACACGCCTGCTGCTGGTCGCCGACACACACCTGCCGAAGCGCGCCAGGGACCTGCCCGAGGAAGTCTGGCGAGCCGTCGACGGGGCCGACCTCGTCCTGCACGCCGGCGACTGGGTCGACGTGGCCCTCCTCGACGCGCTGGAGTCCCGGGCCCGGCGCCTGGTCGGGGTGGCGGGCAACAACGACCACGGGGTGCTGCGGGATCGGCTCCCCGAGCTGGCGACCGTGGACGTCGAGGGGCTGCGGTTCGGCGTCGTGCACGAGACGGGACCCGCGACGGGGCGCGAGGCACGGTGCGAGGCGGACCACCCCGACCTCGACGTCCTCGTCTTCGGGCACAGCCACATCCCCTGGGACACGACCACACAGCGGGGCCTGCGGCTGCTCAACCCCGGCTCCCCCACCGACCGGCGGCGGCAGCCCTCGTGCACGTACATGACCGCGGTGGTGCAGGACGGGGTCCTGGGAGCGGTCGCCCTGCACGAGCTGCCGCGCCGCTGA
- a CDS encoding DEAD/DEAH box helicase: MAQRAPRRSGASRPTSREGRRPRARDEEGILPVLAKAVRQVEAAAQRGPVRPGARTAYQVVALLVREERARVKTDPEVSEAERSAVLTRLDGIATILAKTAARDTSLLALLAEDATVSSAALSLKEDMLRAAGREVEPEEEPEPDETAAAPAAPQRIVPPTVIARQLANPFLAPDYSAVPPRPTTNRLGGWELLTPLFRAFESGGDATCMPLPEDPDLPMGMRGLHLMRHQAQLVAAAAEGHRTFLLADEPGLGKTAQALLAAEAADAFPLLVAVPNVVKANWAREAELWTPRRTSTVVHGNGETVDGFADIVIVNYEILDRHVGWLGEHGFQGMVVDEAHFIKNKTSQRSRHVLELSERIRSRRLNPLLMALTGTPLINDIEDFRAIWQFLGWIDDTKPRMTLMAALEENGLTPADHGFYKAARTSVIDLGIVRRRKVDVAADIPSRRIADLPVELDDEAGRSIRAAEQELARRLVARYESALATRKVSVVVDGIDHDLVRRVAEWEREDGGSDKTGDNVFTVMRRIGQAKAGLAADYAAQLARNVGKVVFFAKHIDVMDEAEQTFARRGIGYSSIRGDQTPKARKVAIDAFLTDPEVSVVVCSLTAAGVGLNLQVASNVVLAELSWTSAEQTQAIDRVHRIGQTEPVTAWRIIAAQTIDPRIAQLIDDKAGLAARALDGSDEEVGSSADVQLEALVTLLTKALEKRQAAAPATEVPAAADVLEVPEVTEA; this comes from the coding sequence TTGGCACAGCGAGCTCCGCGCCGTTCCGGCGCGTCGCGTCCCACGTCCCGCGAGGGGCGGCGTCCGCGCGCCCGGGACGAGGAGGGCATCCTCCCCGTCCTGGCCAAGGCCGTCCGCCAGGTCGAGGCCGCGGCGCAGCGCGGCCCGGTGCGCCCCGGCGCGCGCACGGCGTACCAGGTGGTCGCCCTGCTCGTGCGCGAGGAGCGCGCGCGGGTCAAGACCGATCCGGAGGTCTCCGAGGCGGAGCGCTCCGCCGTCCTGACCCGGCTCGACGGGATCGCCACGATCCTGGCGAAGACCGCGGCCCGCGACACGTCCCTGCTGGCGCTGCTGGCCGAGGACGCCACCGTCTCCTCCGCCGCCCTCAGCCTCAAGGAGGACATGCTCCGCGCGGCCGGCCGGGAGGTCGAGCCCGAGGAGGAGCCCGAGCCCGACGAGACCGCGGCGGCGCCTGCCGCCCCCCAGCGGATCGTGCCGCCGACCGTCATCGCCCGCCAGCTCGCCAACCCGTTCCTGGCGCCGGACTACTCCGCCGTCCCCCCGCGCCCCACGACCAACCGCCTGGGTGGCTGGGAGCTGCTGACGCCGCTGTTCCGTGCGTTCGAGAGCGGCGGGGACGCGACCTGTATGCCGTTGCCGGAGGACCCGGACCTGCCGATGGGCATGCGCGGGCTGCACCTCATGCGCCACCAGGCCCAGCTCGTGGCGGCCGCCGCTGAGGGCCACCGGACCTTCCTGCTGGCCGACGAGCCCGGCCTGGGCAAGACCGCGCAGGCGCTGCTGGCCGCAGAGGCCGCCGACGCCTTCCCGCTGCTGGTCGCCGTGCCGAACGTCGTCAAGGCCAACTGGGCGCGCGAGGCCGAGCTGTGGACCCCGCGCCGCACCTCGACGGTCGTGCACGGCAACGGCGAGACGGTCGACGGCTTCGCCGACATCGTCATCGTCAACTACGAGATCCTCGACCGGCACGTCGGCTGGCTCGGCGAGCACGGCTTCCAGGGCATGGTCGTCGACGAGGCCCACTTCATCAAGAACAAGACCTCGCAGCGCTCGCGGCACGTCCTCGAGCTGTCCGAACGCATCCGGTCGCGCCGCCTCAACCCGCTGCTCATGGCGCTCACCGGGACGCCGCTCATCAACGACATCGAGGACTTCCGCGCCATCTGGCAGTTCCTCGGGTGGATCGACGACACCAAGCCGCGGATGACGCTGATGGCCGCCCTCGAGGAGAACGGCCTCACCCCGGCCGACCACGGCTTCTACAAGGCCGCCCGCACCAGCGTCATCGACCTCGGCATCGTCCGCCGTCGCAAGGTCGACGTGGCTGCGGACATCCCGTCCCGCCGGATCGCCGACCTCCCGGTCGAGCTCGACGACGAGGCAGGGCGCTCCATCCGCGCCGCCGAGCAGGAGCTGGCGCGGCGGCTGGTGGCGCGGTACGAGTCCGCGCTCGCGACGCGCAAGGTGTCGGTCGTCGTCGACGGCATCGACCACGACCTGGTCCGCCGGGTCGCCGAGTGGGAGCGCGAGGACGGCGGGTCGGACAAGACCGGCGACAACGTCTTCACCGTCATGCGCCGCATCGGCCAGGCCAAGGCCGGGCTCGCGGCCGACTACGCGGCCCAGCTGGCGCGCAACGTCGGCAAGGTCGTGTTCTTCGCCAAGCACATCGACGTCATGGACGAGGCGGAGCAGACCTTCGCGCGGCGCGGGATCGGGTACTCCTCGATCCGCGGCGACCAGACGCCGAAGGCCCGCAAGGTGGCCATCGACGCGTTCCTGACCGACCCCGAGGTCTCGGTCGTGGTCTGCTCGCTCACCGCGGCGGGCGTCGGCCTCAACCTCCAGGTCGCCTCGAACGTCGTCCTCGCCGAGCTCTCGTGGACCTCGGCCGAGCAGACCCAGGCGATCGACCGCGTGCACCGGATCGGCCAGACCGAGCCGGTCACCGCGTGGCGGATCATCGCGGCCCAGACGATCGACCCGCGCATCGCCCAGCTCATCGACGACAAGGCGGGGCTCGCCGCGCGCGCCCTCGATGGGTCGGACGAGGAGGTCGGCTCGTCCGCGGACGTCCAGCTCGAGGCCCTGGTCACCCTGCTGACCAAGGCGCTGGAGAAGCGGCAGGCCGCGGCTCCGGCGACCGAGGTCCCCGCTGCCGCCGACGTCCTCGAGGTCCCTGAGGTCACCGAGGCCTGA
- a CDS encoding dihydrofolate reductase family protein, with amino-acid sequence MSLTRIQNLSISLDGFATGEPQSLEAPFGHAGMRLHQWMMATRFWDPAGSDGVDNAMAQRHEHGIGAEIMGANKFGPPGWQDDADWRGWWGDNPPFHTPTFVLTHRPRPPMEMEGGTTFHFLDATPAEALAVAREAAGDLDVRIGGGPTVARDFLAAGLVDHVHLVQVPIVLGRGVRLWDGLEGIEEGYAVETVSSPSGVTHLTFTRRESGAEGA; translated from the coding sequence ATGTCCCTCACCCGGATCCAGAACCTCTCGATCTCGCTCGACGGCTTCGCCACGGGGGAGCCGCAGTCCCTCGAGGCGCCGTTCGGCCACGCCGGCATGCGCCTGCACCAGTGGATGATGGCCACCCGCTTCTGGGATCCGGCCGGCAGCGACGGGGTCGACAACGCCATGGCCCAGCGGCACGAGCACGGGATCGGCGCCGAGATCATGGGCGCCAACAAGTTCGGGCCGCCCGGCTGGCAGGACGACGCGGACTGGCGCGGCTGGTGGGGCGACAACCCGCCGTTCCACACGCCGACCTTCGTCCTGACCCACCGCCCCCGCCCGCCCATGGAGATGGAGGGCGGGACCACGTTCCACTTCCTCGACGCGACCCCCGCTGAGGCCCTCGCCGTGGCGCGCGAGGCCGCCGGCGACCTCGACGTGCGGATCGGCGGCGGCCCCACCGTGGCCCGTGACTTCCTCGCGGCCGGGCTCGTCGACCACGTGCACCTCGTCCAGGTCCCGATCGTCCTCGGGCGCGGCGTGCGCCTGTGGGACGGCCTCGAGGGCATCGAGGAGGGGTATGCCGTCGAGACCGTCTCCTCACCCAGCGGCGTGACCCACCTGACCTTCACGCGGAGGGAGAGCGGCGCCGAGGGTGCCTGA
- a CDS encoding alpha/beta hydrolase — protein sequence MFFEGFEEWERELATGVRLHGRSGGEGPAVVLLHGHPRAHTTWHRVAPVLAAAGFTVICPDLRGYGRSAKPEPDADHEVYADRAMAADVVALAQVLGHDGFAVVGHDRGQGVAYRCALDHPGHVRALGVLDGVPMAEAVERADARFATEWWHWFFFAGSPHAERVITADPDAWYGLDPAKEEAMGAESFAYVSAALHDPATVRAMLEDYRAGLSVDAAHDRADRERGHRIACPTLVAWSVHDDMEHLYGDPAEIWRDWVDAPVETARIDSGHHMAEENPDQLAGVLADFLARHL from the coding sequence ATGTTCTTCGAGGGGTTCGAGGAGTGGGAGCGCGAGCTCGCGACGGGGGTCCGGCTGCACGGCCGCTCCGGGGGCGAGGGGCCTGCCGTGGTCCTGCTGCACGGTCACCCGCGTGCCCACACCACTTGGCACCGCGTGGCACCGGTGCTGGCCGCCGCCGGCTTCACGGTCATCTGCCCGGACCTTCGGGGCTACGGCCGCTCGGCCAAGCCCGAGCCGGACGCGGACCACGAGGTGTATGCCGACCGGGCCATGGCCGCCGACGTCGTCGCCCTCGCGCAGGTGCTGGGCCACGACGGGTTCGCCGTGGTGGGCCACGACCGGGGCCAGGGCGTGGCCTACCGCTGCGCGCTGGACCATCCGGGGCACGTGCGGGCCCTCGGGGTGCTCGACGGCGTCCCGATGGCGGAGGCCGTCGAGCGGGCGGACGCCAGGTTCGCGACGGAGTGGTGGCACTGGTTCTTCTTCGCCGGCTCCCCGCACGCCGAACGGGTCATCACCGCCGACCCCGACGCCTGGTACGGCCTCGACCCGGCGAAGGAGGAGGCGATGGGGGCGGAGAGCTTCGCCTACGTGTCCGCGGCGCTGCACGACCCGGCGACGGTGCGGGCCATGCTCGAGGACTACCGGGCGGGCCTGTCCGTCGACGCCGCCCACGACCGGGCCGACCGCGAGCGCGGGCACCGTATTGCCTGCCCGACGCTCGTCGCCTGGTCGGTGCACGACGACATGGAGCACCTCTACGGCGACCCGGCCGAGATCTGGCGGGACTGGGTCGACGCCCCGGTGGAGACCGCCCGCATCGACAGCGGGCACCACATGGCCGAGGAGAACCCCGACCAGCTCGCGGGGGTACTGGCCGACTTCCTGGCGCGACACCTCTGA
- a CDS encoding putative immunity protein, giving the protein MPILPKERDPRLITIRRGGTLTDEHHHLLAEWALQCAEHVLPLFERESQDGRPREAIETGRAWIRGEVRMTVAHDMAFQANAAGRGLPDAARFAALSAGQAVAVAHVAAHDLGAAAYAIRAARAAAQGDKAAGDKDAGDTDAGDVAAAAERQWQRDRLPDAVRDLVLDDQRARSPICWNVFDD; this is encoded by the coding sequence GTGCCGATCCTGCCCAAGGAGCGCGACCCGCGGCTCATCACCATCCGCCGGGGAGGGACGCTCACCGACGAGCACCACCACCTCCTGGCCGAGTGGGCCCTGCAGTGCGCCGAGCACGTGCTGCCGCTGTTCGAGCGGGAGAGCCAGGACGGGCGCCCGCGCGAGGCCATCGAGACGGGCCGGGCGTGGATCCGTGGCGAGGTGCGGATGACGGTGGCGCACGACATGGCGTTCCAGGCGAACGCCGCGGGCCGCGGCCTGCCGGACGCCGCACGTTTCGCAGCCCTGTCCGCGGGCCAGGCAGTGGCCGTGGCGCACGTCGCCGCGCACGACCTCGGCGCGGCGGCCTACGCGATCAGGGCCGCCCGGGCGGCAGCGCAGGGGGACAAGGCTGCCGGCGACAAGGATGCCGGCGACACGGATGCCGGTGACGTGGCGGCCGCCGCGGAGCGGCAGTGGCAGCGCGACCGGCTGCCGGACGCCGTCCGCGACCTCGTCCTGGACGACCAGCGCGCCCGCAGCCCGATCTGCTGGAACGTCTTCGACGACTGA
- a CDS encoding VOC family protein has translation MRIRLTSIYVDDQRAALDFYTSKLGFSVHHDIPLGDDSWLTVVSQEDPDGPQLLLEPSGHPAVGPYRAALAADGIPAIQFAVDDVAAEHERLLALGVQFTQPPTDIGPAVVAVLDDTCGNLVQLIAEKPPTG, from the coding sequence ATGAGGATCCGACTGACCAGCATCTACGTCGACGACCAGCGGGCCGCGCTCGACTTCTACACCTCGAAGCTCGGCTTCAGCGTGCACCACGACATCCCGCTCGGCGACGACTCCTGGCTCACGGTGGTGTCGCAGGAGGACCCCGACGGTCCGCAGCTGCTGCTCGAGCCGTCGGGCCACCCCGCCGTCGGGCCCTACCGCGCGGCGCTCGCCGCCGACGGCATACCGGCGATCCAGTTCGCGGTCGACGACGTGGCCGCCGAGCACGAGCGGCTCCTCGCGCTGGGGGTGCAGTTCACCCAGCCGCCGACCGACATCGGGCCGGCCGTGGTCGCGGTCCTCGACGACACGTGCGGCAACCTCGTCCAGCTCATCGCCGAGAAGCCGCCCACCGGCTAG
- a CDS encoding NAD(P)-dependent oxidoreductase, whose translation MRVWVSGSEGRLGAEVCRQLLAAGHEVVGADVAGSPSARVDLLDPGAVARSVAGCDAVVHCAGIPSPEDVDPTDLVRTNTLTTFTALEQAWTAGVRTAVLASSGAIYGTAFSPEPLAQPYVPVDEDSPLQYLDPYALTKDLLERIGQMYARRGMTVTALRFHWILSRQEVRDLVDAVPEQEGARNLWGYVDLADAARACLLALDPRPEHSGYEAVLVASDETRVVRPVEELLREHFPDTELRAPLTGTAGAFDCSRAERVLGWRPTSRWRDG comes from the coding sequence ATGCGCGTGTGGGTGAGCGGTTCGGAGGGCAGGCTGGGCGCCGAGGTGTGCCGGCAGCTGCTGGCCGCCGGCCACGAGGTGGTCGGGGCGGACGTCGCCGGGTCGCCCTCGGCCCGGGTGGACCTCCTCGACCCCGGGGCCGTGGCCCGCTCGGTGGCCGGCTGCGACGCGGTCGTGCACTGCGCCGGCATACCGAGCCCCGAGGACGTCGACCCCACGGACCTCGTGCGCACCAACACCCTGACGACGTTCACCGCGCTCGAGCAGGCCTGGACCGCCGGGGTCCGCACGGCCGTCCTCGCCTCGAGCGGCGCCATCTACGGCACCGCGTTCTCGCCCGAGCCGCTCGCCCAGCCGTACGTCCCGGTCGACGAGGACAGCCCGCTGCAGTACCTCGACCCGTACGCGCTCACCAAGGACCTGCTCGAGCGGATCGGGCAGATGTACGCGCGGCGCGGCATGACCGTGACGGCCCTGCGGTTCCACTGGATCCTGTCGCGACAGGAGGTGCGCGACCTCGTCGACGCCGTCCCCGAGCAGGAGGGCGCACGCAACCTGTGGGGTTACGTCGACCTCGCGGACGCGGCCCGTGCCTGCCTGCTCGCCCTGGACCCCCGGCCGGAGCACTCCGGGTACGAGGCGGTGCTCGTCGCCTCGGACGAGACGCGCGTGGTCCGGCCGGTCGAGGAGCTGCTGCGCGAGCACTTCCCCGACACCGAGCTCCGGGCGCCGCTGACCGGCACGGCTGGTGCGTTCGACTGCTCGAGGGCCGAGCGCGTGCTCGGGTGGCGCCCCACCTCGCGCTGGCGTGACGGCTGA
- a CDS encoding VOC family protein — translation MGTELRALCFDAEDPAGLGRFWGALLGWDRARSPGDGPARERTAGDAVELVPTEPTGFRLRFEPARGPRVVRDRLHLHLTSASVEDQDATVARAVELGARHLDVGQLPEEGHVVLQDPEGNELCVLEPGNRFLAECGFLAEVTCDGTRAVGQFWSEALGWPLVWDQDEETSIRPPGGSTNISWGGPPVEPKVGRNRQHLELVAPDDELTAAVDRLVSLGATVLRAEPGPDGRRVLADPDGNELTLVVASALQ, via the coding sequence GTGGGGACCGAGCTGCGCGCGCTGTGCTTCGACGCCGAGGACCCGGCCGGCCTGGGACGCTTCTGGGGGGCGCTGCTCGGCTGGGACCGCGCCCGAAGTCCGGGCGACGGGCCGGCGCGAGAGCGCACGGCCGGCGACGCCGTGGAGCTGGTCCCGACCGAGCCGACGGGCTTCCGGCTGCGGTTCGAGCCCGCGCGGGGACCCAGGGTGGTCCGCGACCGGTTGCACCTGCACCTCACGAGTGCCTCGGTCGAGGACCAGGACGCGACGGTGGCACGGGCCGTCGAGCTCGGGGCGCGTCACCTCGACGTCGGCCAGCTGCCCGAGGAGGGGCACGTGGTCCTGCAGGACCCCGAGGGGAACGAGCTGTGCGTCCTCGAGCCCGGCAACCGGTTCCTCGCCGAGTGCGGCTTCCTCGCCGAGGTGACGTGCGACGGGACGCGCGCGGTCGGGCAGTTCTGGAGCGAGGCCCTCGGCTGGCCGCTGGTGTGGGACCAGGACGAGGAGACCTCCATCCGGCCCCCCGGCGGCAGCACCAACATCTCCTGGGGCGGGCCGCCCGTCGAGCCCAAGGTCGGCCGCAACCGCCAGCACCTCGAGCTGGTCGCCCCCGACGACGAGCTCACCGCAGCGGTCGACCGCCTCGTCTCCCTGGGTGCGACAGTCCTGCGCGCCGAGCCCGGGCCCGACGGTCGCAGGGTCCTCGCCGACCCCGACGGCAACGAGCTCACCCTCGTCGTCGCGTCGGCGCTGCAGTAG
- the hisI gene encoding phosphoribosyl-AMP cyclohydrolase, translating to MTSPAALDPAIADRLKRDAHGLVAAVVQQHDTGEVLMLGWMDDEALRRTLTEGRVTFWSRSREEYWRKGDTSGHHQRVQSVALDCDGDALLVRVDQVGAACHTGARTCFDEGDLGARPYAGE from the coding sequence GTGACCTCCCCTGCCGCCCTCGACCCCGCCATCGCCGACCGCCTCAAGCGCGACGCCCACGGCCTGGTCGCCGCGGTCGTCCAGCAGCACGACACCGGCGAGGTGCTCATGCTGGGCTGGATGGACGACGAGGCGCTGCGCCGGACCCTCACCGAGGGCCGCGTGACGTTCTGGTCGCGCAGCCGCGAGGAGTACTGGCGCAAGGGCGACACGAGCGGCCACCACCAGCGGGTCCAGTCGGTGGCGCTCGACTGCGACGGCGACGCGCTGCTCGTGCGGGTCGACCAGGTCGGCGCCGCCTGCCACACCGGCGCGCGCACCTGCTTCGACGAGGGTGACCTCGGGGCGAGGCCGTATGCCGGTGAGTGA